One Thermodesulfobacteriota bacterium genomic window carries:
- the ftsH gene encoding ATP-dependent zinc metalloprotease FtsH, whose protein sequence is MSSQLFKNLLLWLVIFIAIIALYQLINTPQSNYKDIPYSQFLKSLDQGEIDKVEFKGEEIKGTYKGEIQNGFKTTGPASDDLIKTLKEKDIAFSFSENREGSLTHILLNWAPLILLIVIMVLFMRQIQTGGTKAMSFGKSRARMLNENQNKTTFKDVAGIDEAKEEVQEIVEFLKNPKKFTRLGGRIPKGVLLVGPPGTGKTLLAKAIAGEAGVPFFIISGSDFVEMFVGVGASRVRDLFVQAKRHAPCIIFVDELDAVGRHRGAGLGGGHDEREQTLNQLLVEMDGFEANEGIIVIAATNRPDVLDPALLRPGRFDRQVVVPRPDVRGREEILKVHTKNTPLNEDVNLSLIARSTPGFSGADLQNLVNESALHAARLGRTQINMEDFEYAKDKVIMGVERKSLIISDKEKKITAYHEGGHALVAKLTPGTDPIHKVTIIPRGLALGVTQQLPIEDKYTLSKAYLNNTIMVLLGGRAAEEIIFEEQTSGAGNDLERATEIARKMVCEWGMSDKVGPVTFGKGEEQIFLGKELSRHKDYSEATAVEIDNEIKKIVTENYQRAKAVLEKNIELLHTLAEVLLDKEVVDGKELDDIVKKIRPEYPSWESGLSQKGAVALRTKTVDEL, encoded by the coding sequence TTGAGCAGCCAGCTTTTTAAAAATCTGCTTTTATGGTTAGTTATTTTTATAGCTATAATTGCCTTATATCAACTAATAAATACCCCTCAGAGCAACTACAAAGATATACCTTATAGCCAGTTCCTCAAAAGCCTCGACCAGGGAGAGATAGATAAGGTTGAATTTAAGGGCGAGGAAATAAAGGGCACATACAAAGGTGAAATTCAAAACGGGTTCAAGACTACCGGGCCGGCTAGCGACGACCTGATCAAAACTCTGAAGGAAAAAGACATTGCGTTCAGCTTCTCCGAAAATAGAGAAGGTTCGCTGACGCACATACTACTTAATTGGGCCCCCCTGATTTTATTGATAGTAATAATGGTTTTATTCATGCGGCAGATACAGACAGGCGGCACCAAGGCTATGTCTTTTGGAAAAAGCCGCGCCAGGATGCTCAACGAAAACCAAAATAAGACCACGTTTAAGGATGTAGCGGGTATAGATGAGGCTAAAGAGGAAGTACAAGAGATAGTTGAATTCCTGAAGAACCCCAAGAAATTCACCCGCCTCGGCGGACGGATACCAAAAGGAGTTTTGCTGGTAGGACCTCCCGGTACCGGGAAGACACTACTGGCCAAGGCTATAGCCGGAGAGGCCGGTGTGCCGTTTTTCATCATAAGCGGAAGCGACTTCGTAGAAATGTTCGTGGGCGTGGGTGCATCGAGGGTGAGAGACCTTTTTGTGCAAGCAAAGCGTCATGCCCCCTGTATCATATTCGTCGATGAACTGGATGCGGTAGGAAGACACCGAGGAGCGGGCTTGGGGGGCGGGCACGACGAAAGAGAGCAGACCCTAAACCAGCTTCTGGTGGAGATGGATGGTTTTGAAGCCAACGAGGGAATAATAGTTATTGCCGCCACCAACCGTCCGGACGTGCTTGACCCGGCGCTTCTCCGTCCGGGGAGGTTCGATCGTCAGGTGGTTGTCCCCAGGCCTGATGTCAGGGGAAGGGAAGAAATACTGAAGGTGCACACGAAAAATACCCCTTTAAACGAAGACGTTAACCTCTCCCTTATTGCCCGTTCCACCCCTGGTTTCTCCGGTGCCGACCTCCAGAACCTGGTGAACGAGTCCGCTCTTCATGCCGCACGCCTGGGCAGGACGCAGATCAACATGGAGGATTTCGAATACGCTAAAGACAAGGTGATCATGGGCGTGGAGAGAAAGAGCCTCATCATCAGCGACAAAGAAAAAAAGATAACTGCGTATCACGAGGGTGGCCATGCGCTTGTGGCAAAACTCACACCCGGAACAGACCCGATACATAAAGTAACCATCATTCCCCGGGGGCTGGCCCTAGGGGTCACACAGCAACTGCCCATAGAGGATAAGTACACCCTTTCTAAGGCTTATTTGAATAATACTATAATGGTTCTCCTTGGTGGAAGAGCAGCGGAAGAGATAATATTCGAGGAGCAAACCAGTGGAGCGGGCAACGACCTGGAGAGAGCCACGGAGATCGCCAGAAAGATGGTCTGCGAATGGGGAATGAGCGACAAGGTGGGGCCGGTGACATTCGGCAAAGGGGAAGAGCAGATATTTTTGGGCAAGGAGTTGTCAAGACATAAAGACTACAGCGAAGCAACCGCTGTAGAAATCGATAACGAGATAAAGAAAATAGTGACCGAGAACTATCAAAGGGCCAAGGCCGTTCTCGAAAAGAATATAGAACTACTCCACACACTGGCCGAAGTCCTGCTGGATAAGGAAGTAGTCGACGGAAAAGAACTGGACGACATCGTAAAAAAGATCAGACCGGAGTATCCATCTTGGGAAAGCGGGCTTAGTCAAAAAGGCGCAGTCGCACTCAGGACAAAAACTGTTGACGAGCTGTAA
- the folP gene encoding dihydropteroate synthase: MGILNVTPDSFYDGGRHFKPDDALRQAERMIDEGADIIDIGGESTRPGSTGVSEEEELKRVIPVIREVTKRFDLTLSIDTTKAKVAEEALEEGVSIVNDISGLLFDPRVAEVAAKYGAGLILMHTSSRPRDMQNKTGYSSLIDDVMNSLRRSIELAEDKGVHPESILIDPGFGFGKTAEQNLVLLKHLSRFLGLGKPILIGTSRKSFIGRVLGHDLPEDRLEGTAATIAIGIMNSASVVRVHDVLYMKRVAEITDAVINAN, translated from the coding sequence ATGGGCATACTTAATGTAACCCCCGACTCTTTTTATGATGGCGGAAGGCACTTCAAGCCGGATGATGCGCTAAGGCAGGCCGAGAGGATGATAGATGAGGGAGCAGACATAATAGATATTGGCGGAGAATCAACGAGGCCCGGGTCGACGGGGGTATCGGAGGAAGAAGAGCTAAAGCGAGTAATCCCGGTTATAAGAGAGGTCACAAAAAGATTTGACCTTACTTTATCGATCGATACAACTAAAGCAAAGGTGGCCGAGGAAGCCTTGGAAGAGGGTGTATCTATAGTGAACGATATAAGCGGGCTACTGTTTGACCCCAGAGTTGCGGAGGTAGCCGCAAAATATGGCGCCGGCCTAATTCTAATGCATACCTCCTCCCGCCCCAGGGATATGCAGAATAAAACAGGGTATAGTTCACTTATCGATGACGTGATGAATTCCCTGAGACGGTCAATAGAGTTGGCTGAGGATAAAGGAGTACATCCGGAGAGCATTTTAATCGACCCTGGATTCGGGTTCGGAAAAACAGCCGAACAGAACCTGGTGCTCCTAAAACATCTAAGCCGGTTTCTCGGCCTGGGCAAGCCCATATTAATCGGCACTTCGAGAAAATCCTTTATCGGTAGGGTACTGGGCCATGACCTGCCGGAAGATAGGCTTGAGGGAACCGCCGCAACAATAGCCATCGGAATTATGAATTCGGCTTCGGTTGTTCGGGTCCACGATGTGCTTTATATGAAAAGGGTGGCGGAAATTACGGATGCGGTTATTAACGCTAATTAA